From Neobacillus sp. PS2-9, the proteins below share one genomic window:
- a CDS encoding NapC/NirT family cytochrome c: MFKKLLKINKKFLFVVVLLIGVLLSLTTVKTMAYLDSPGFCQNCHTMKNVYTSFMDSTHAELQCNDCHLPHKSEVGKLFFKGRAGMTHVYYNSLGTDDIPNVIEATDRTMKVINENCVSCHKSTITNVSHDAKDSCVSCHKTVPHGKGFKDDHYNKPPKSGELLENKGGF; the protein is encoded by the coding sequence ATGTTCAAAAAGCTTTTAAAAATCAACAAAAAATTTCTATTTGTAGTCGTACTTCTAATCGGTGTCCTTCTATCACTCACAACAGTAAAGACTATGGCATATCTGGATTCACCAGGTTTCTGTCAAAACTGTCATACGATGAAGAATGTATACACATCATTCATGGACTCTACTCATGCAGAACTTCAATGTAATGACTGCCATTTACCGCACAAGAGTGAAGTAGGAAAGTTATTTTTTAAAGGTCGAGCAGGGATGACTCATGTGTATTACAACTCACTAGGAACAGATGATATCCCGAATGTCATTGAGGCCACAGACCGTACGATGAAAGTAATCAATGAAAACTGTGTTTCCTGTCACAAGAGTACCATTACTAATGTGTCTCATGACGCGAAGGATAGTTGTGTCTCCTGTCACAAAACAGTACCACATGGGAAAGGCTTTAAAGATGACCACTATAATAAGCCACCTAAATCAGGAGAATTATTAGAAAATAAGGGAGGATTTTAA